One genomic window of Micropterus dolomieu isolate WLL.071019.BEF.003 ecotype Adirondacks linkage group LG14, ASM2129224v1, whole genome shotgun sequence includes the following:
- the vwa2 gene encoding von Willebrand factor A domain-containing protein 2 isoform X3, translating to MPLASTNMPGMEGERERNSFLLVMQCSAAMDVLFLMDGSYSVGKGSFERSKHYAVKLCQALDIGPNKVRVGLIQFGSAPRLEFALDSYTTKQELKKHIKKISYRGGGTQTGLALKYVLRKGFPGGRNSSTAARIAVLLSDGRSQGNAVQAAAQLKETGVVLFAVGLRYPRWEELHALASEPMESHVFFAEHFHDAVNGLYTTLTAFSVCSATPAGCQVELFPCERKTLETVKELQGNFMCWKGSKGYSPYTSLCPFYRYNKVYKRHQTVCHRTICPDPCDSQPCLNGGTCVSEGPKGYHCVCPPGYGGDPHCAPALSLDCSVDLLFLVEGSATLTLEGFLRLKSFLKRFLQTVIGSDSPSKVGLAVFGAEARVVAQVGKFKRDLRGLLKAVEALQPIGGETQTGQALRYVTRHGFVSAPVYADVSDDLPRVVVLLTATPAVDEVVEPSKYARDREIFLIGVGPDYLKGQLNNITGNPQRTITYSSPEFSAKIPELRAKICSVDTQGCLGQAVDLVFALDASGGVSLDNFDTLRDFVRSLTVQFDINRDVAQVALVTYGRRATSVFNLDTHETGSAILKAVGDASYVGGVASTGTALLHIHSNVLTVAKGARPGVNKAVVVVTDGSGGDDAGVPARKIRDNGVSLFVIGIGDVQRERLLQIAGSEEHMISVPSYEDLKYFEDVLVQMLCSEAKMPVNLCKPNPCMNDGICIVSGGSFRCRCQGYEGPHCETSQKQQTFIQRRSSEAWWSQEEQQAEEEPPGALASVQTSPQETCCLIH from the exons ATGCCACTAGCGAGTACAAACATGCctgggatggagggagagagagagagaaacagcttTTTGCTTG TGATGCAGTGCTCAGCAGCCATGGATGTCCTCTTTCTCATGGATGGATCTTACAGCGTGGGGAAGGGCAGCTTTGAGAGGTCCAAACACTACGCAGTCAAACTCTGTCAAGCACTAGACATTGGGCCAAAcaag GTACGAGTCGGCTTGATTCAGTTTGGTTCCGCTCCCCGGCTGGAGTTCGCCCTGGACTCATACACCACCAAACAAGAGCTGAAGAAGCACATTAAGAAGATTTCTTACAG GGGAGGCGGCACCCAGACAGGCCTGGCTCTAAAATACGTGCTGAGGAAGGGTTTCCCAGGCGGCCGTAACTCCTCCACGGCGGCCCGGATCGCCGTCCTCTTATCAGATGGGAGGTCTCAGGGGAACGCGGTGCAGGCAGCTGCACAGCTCAAAGAGACAGGCGTGGTCTTGTTCGCCGTGGGCCTTCGCTACCCCAG GTGGGAAGAGCTACATGCTTTGGCCAGTGAGCCGATGGAGAGCCACGTCTTTTTCGCCGAGCATTTCCATGATGCTGTCAATGGGCTGTACACCACACTGACCGCCTTCTCTGTCTGCAGTGCCACACCTGCAG GCTGTCAGGTGGAGTTGTTTCCCTGTGAGAGGAAGACACTGGAGACAGTGAAAGAGTTGCAGGGGAATTTCATGTGTTGGAAAGGCTCCAAAGGTTATTCCCCATACACGTCTCTCTGTCCATTCTACAG gtacAACAAAGTGTACAAGAGACACCAGACAGTCTGCCATCGGACTATCTGTCCAG ATCCCTGTGACTCTCAGCCCTGCCTGAATGGTGGAACATGTGTATCAGAAGGTCCAAAGGGTTACCACTGCGTATGTCCACCTGGCTATGGAGGAGACCCACACTGTG CTCCTGCATTATCACTGGACTGCTCTGTAGACTTGCTGTTCCTGGTGGAGGGCTCTGCCACGCTCACATTGGAAGGCTTCCTCCGCCTCAAGTCCTTCTTAAAGCGCTTCCTGCAGACTGTGATCGGGTCGGATAGCCCCAGTAAAGTTGGCCTGGCGGTGTTTGGCGCAGAGGCAAGAGTCGTGGCCCAGGTGGGGAAGTTCAAAAGGGACCTCAGAGGTCTGCTTAAGGCTGTGGAGGCACTTCAACCGATCGGCGGCGAGACCCAGACAGGCCAGGCACTTCGTTACGTTACACGTCACGGCTTCGTGAGCGCGCCAGTCTATGCAGACGTGTCGGACGATCTGCCCCGCGTGGTGGTACTGCTCACTGCCACTCCCGCTGTTGACGAAGTGGTAGAGCCATCTAAATATGCACGCGACAGAGAGATCTTTTTGATAGGAGTGGGACCAGACTACTTAAAGGGACAACTGAATAATATCACAGGAAATCCCCAGAGGACTATCACCTACTCATCACCTGAGTTCAGTGCCAAGATCCCTGAACTCAGGGCTAAGATTTGCAGTGTGGATACACAAG gttgtCTTGGCCAAGCGGTAGACCTGGTGTTTGCCCTGGATGCCTCAGGTGGTGTCAGCCTTGATAACTTTGACACCCTGCGCGACTTTGTGCGCAGCCTCACCGTCCAGTTCGACATCAACCGTGATGTGGCTCAAGTGGCACTTGTGACCTATGGTCGGAGAGCCACCAGCGTCTTCAACCTGGACACCCATGAGACCGGCTCTGCCATCCTCAAGGCTGTAGGTGATGCCAGCTACGTAGGTGGAGTGGCTTCTACGGGCACAGCTTTACTTCATATCCACTCCAACGTCCTGACAGTGGCCAAAGGGGCACGGCCCGGAGTCAATAAggctgtggtggtggtgacGGATGGTTCAGGCGGGGACGACGCTGGTGTCCCAGCTCGAAAGATAAGAGATAATGGAGTCTCACTGTTTGTGATCGGTATCGGGgatgtacagagagagaggctgctGCAGATTGCTGGTTCAGAGGAGCACATGATCTCTGTGCCGTCTTATGAGGATCTCAAGTACTTTGAGGATGTGCTGGTGCAGATGCTGTGCTCAG AGGCTAAAATGCCAGTAAACCTGTGCAAGCCCAACCCGTGTATGAATGATGGGATCTGCATCGTGTCCGGAGGGAGCTTCCGTTGTCGGTGCCAAGGCTATGAAGGACCACACTGTGAAACAAGTCA GAAGCAGCAGACCTTCATCCAGAGGAGATCTTCCGAGGCCTGGTGGTCTCAGGAAGAACAGCAGGCAGAAGAAGAGCCACCAGGAGCTCTTGCATCAGTACAAACTTCACCGCAGGAGACATGCTGCCTGATACATTAA
- the vwa2 gene encoding von Willebrand factor A domain-containing protein 2 isoform X2, with amino-acid sequence MHPDIHLSLLFTLLLFQVQQGTSVMEIQTSHENIIKINSAGEMMQCSAAMDVLFLMDGSYSVGKGSFERSKHYAVKLCQALDIGPNKVRVGLIQFGSAPRLEFALDSYTTKQELKKHIKKISYRGGGTQTGLALKYVLRKGFPGGRNSSTAARIAVLLSDGRSQGNAVQAAAQLKETGVVLFAVGLRYPRWEELHALASEPMESHVFFAEHFHDAVNGLYTTLTAFSVCSATPAGCQVELFPCERKTLETVKELQGNFMCWKGSKGYSPYTSLCPFYRYNKVYKRHQTVCHRTICPDPCDSQPCLNGGTCVSEGPKGYHCVCPPGYGGDPHCAPALSLDCSVDLLFLVEGSATLTLEGFLRLKSFLKRFLQTVIGSDSPSKVGLAVFGAEARVVAQVGKFKRDLRGLLKAVEALQPIGGETQTGQALRYVTRHGFVSAPVYADVSDDLPRVVVLLTATPAVDEVVEPSKYARDREIFLIGVGPDYLKGQLNNITGNPQRTITYSSPEFSAKIPELRAKICSVDTQGCLGQAVDLVFALDASGGVSLDNFDTLRDFVRSLTVQFDINRDVAQVALVTYGRRATSVFNLDTHETGSAILKAVGDASYVGGVASTGTALLHIHSNVLTVAKGARPGVNKAVVVVTDGSGGDDAGVPARKIRDNGVSLFVIGIGDVQRERLLQIAGSEEHMISVPSYEDLKYFEDVLVQMLCSEAKMPVNLCKPNPCMNDGICIVSGGSFRCRCQGYEGPHCETRSSRPSSRGDLPRPGGLRKNSRQKKSHQELLHQYKLHRRRHAA; translated from the exons ATGCACCCTGATatccatctctccctcctcttcacGCTGCTGCTTTTTCAAG TTCAGCAGGGCACCTCAGTGATGGAGATACAAACCAGCCATGAGAACATCATAAAGATCAACTCAGCGGGAGAAA TGATGCAGTGCTCAGCAGCCATGGATGTCCTCTTTCTCATGGATGGATCTTACAGCGTGGGGAAGGGCAGCTTTGAGAGGTCCAAACACTACGCAGTCAAACTCTGTCAAGCACTAGACATTGGGCCAAAcaag GTACGAGTCGGCTTGATTCAGTTTGGTTCCGCTCCCCGGCTGGAGTTCGCCCTGGACTCATACACCACCAAACAAGAGCTGAAGAAGCACATTAAGAAGATTTCTTACAG GGGAGGCGGCACCCAGACAGGCCTGGCTCTAAAATACGTGCTGAGGAAGGGTTTCCCAGGCGGCCGTAACTCCTCCACGGCGGCCCGGATCGCCGTCCTCTTATCAGATGGGAGGTCTCAGGGGAACGCGGTGCAGGCAGCTGCACAGCTCAAAGAGACAGGCGTGGTCTTGTTCGCCGTGGGCCTTCGCTACCCCAG GTGGGAAGAGCTACATGCTTTGGCCAGTGAGCCGATGGAGAGCCACGTCTTTTTCGCCGAGCATTTCCATGATGCTGTCAATGGGCTGTACACCACACTGACCGCCTTCTCTGTCTGCAGTGCCACACCTGCAG GCTGTCAGGTGGAGTTGTTTCCCTGTGAGAGGAAGACACTGGAGACAGTGAAAGAGTTGCAGGGGAATTTCATGTGTTGGAAAGGCTCCAAAGGTTATTCCCCATACACGTCTCTCTGTCCATTCTACAG gtacAACAAAGTGTACAAGAGACACCAGACAGTCTGCCATCGGACTATCTGTCCAG ATCCCTGTGACTCTCAGCCCTGCCTGAATGGTGGAACATGTGTATCAGAAGGTCCAAAGGGTTACCACTGCGTATGTCCACCTGGCTATGGAGGAGACCCACACTGTG CTCCTGCATTATCACTGGACTGCTCTGTAGACTTGCTGTTCCTGGTGGAGGGCTCTGCCACGCTCACATTGGAAGGCTTCCTCCGCCTCAAGTCCTTCTTAAAGCGCTTCCTGCAGACTGTGATCGGGTCGGATAGCCCCAGTAAAGTTGGCCTGGCGGTGTTTGGCGCAGAGGCAAGAGTCGTGGCCCAGGTGGGGAAGTTCAAAAGGGACCTCAGAGGTCTGCTTAAGGCTGTGGAGGCACTTCAACCGATCGGCGGCGAGACCCAGACAGGCCAGGCACTTCGTTACGTTACACGTCACGGCTTCGTGAGCGCGCCAGTCTATGCAGACGTGTCGGACGATCTGCCCCGCGTGGTGGTACTGCTCACTGCCACTCCCGCTGTTGACGAAGTGGTAGAGCCATCTAAATATGCACGCGACAGAGAGATCTTTTTGATAGGAGTGGGACCAGACTACTTAAAGGGACAACTGAATAATATCACAGGAAATCCCCAGAGGACTATCACCTACTCATCACCTGAGTTCAGTGCCAAGATCCCTGAACTCAGGGCTAAGATTTGCAGTGTGGATACACAAG gttgtCTTGGCCAAGCGGTAGACCTGGTGTTTGCCCTGGATGCCTCAGGTGGTGTCAGCCTTGATAACTTTGACACCCTGCGCGACTTTGTGCGCAGCCTCACCGTCCAGTTCGACATCAACCGTGATGTGGCTCAAGTGGCACTTGTGACCTATGGTCGGAGAGCCACCAGCGTCTTCAACCTGGACACCCATGAGACCGGCTCTGCCATCCTCAAGGCTGTAGGTGATGCCAGCTACGTAGGTGGAGTGGCTTCTACGGGCACAGCTTTACTTCATATCCACTCCAACGTCCTGACAGTGGCCAAAGGGGCACGGCCCGGAGTCAATAAggctgtggtggtggtgacGGATGGTTCAGGCGGGGACGACGCTGGTGTCCCAGCTCGAAAGATAAGAGATAATGGAGTCTCACTGTTTGTGATCGGTATCGGGgatgtacagagagagaggctgctGCAGATTGCTGGTTCAGAGGAGCACATGATCTCTGTGCCGTCTTATGAGGATCTCAAGTACTTTGAGGATGTGCTGGTGCAGATGCTGTGCTCAG AGGCTAAAATGCCAGTAAACCTGTGCAAGCCCAACCCGTGTATGAATGATGGGATCTGCATCGTGTCCGGAGGGAGCTTCCGTTGTCGGTGCCAAGGCTATGAAGGACCACACTGTGAAACAA GAAGCAGCAGACCTTCATCCAGAGGAGATCTTCCGAGGCCTGGTGGTCTCAGGAAGAACAGCAGGCAGAAGAAGAGCCACCAGGAGCTCTTGCATCAGTACAAACTTCACCGCAGGAGACATGCTGCCTGA